A region from the Streptomyces sp. 3214.6 genome encodes:
- a CDS encoding NAD(P)/FAD-dependent oxidoreductase, with amino-acid sequence MTGNTDVVVIGGGYAGVLAANRLTQRNDVTVTLINPRSTFVERVRLHQVVGGSHAAVVDYRKVLGERVRLVVDTVARIDAAGRSMALASGGTVGYDYLIYAVGSGSADPRVPGAAEFAYPIATLEEAQRLRTVVDGAPATASVTVVGAGSTGIETAAELAEQGRRVTLVCGGVLGPYLHPQVRRSVAKRLSKLGVTVLEGPDAKVTAVTRDTVQLGDGRALPSTVTIWTAGFAVPDLATRSGLSTDTLGRLLTDETLTSVDDERIVAAGDSAAPSDMPLRMSCQTARPLGAHAADTVLARITGAQPKAINVGFFGQCIALGRRAATVQIASKDDTANRYYIGGRLAAGIKERACTGVVKELVDEARKPGSFTWGFKDDKRRQLLRAKRAEAAVHH; translated from the coding sequence GTGACTGGGAACACCGATGTGGTCGTGATCGGCGGCGGATACGCGGGCGTCTTGGCGGCCAATCGTCTGACGCAGCGCAACGACGTGACAGTGACGCTGATCAACCCGCGTTCGACCTTTGTCGAAAGGGTTCGCCTGCACCAGGTGGTGGGCGGATCCCACGCGGCGGTCGTCGACTACCGGAAGGTCCTGGGCGAGCGCGTCCGGCTGGTGGTCGACACCGTGGCACGGATCGACGCGGCCGGGCGCAGCATGGCGTTGGCGAGCGGCGGCACGGTCGGCTACGACTATCTGATCTACGCGGTGGGCAGTGGCAGCGCCGACCCGCGCGTCCCCGGGGCGGCCGAGTTCGCCTACCCGATCGCCACCCTGGAGGAGGCGCAGCGGCTGCGGACGGTGGTCGACGGCGCGCCCGCGACGGCCTCGGTGACGGTTGTGGGAGCTGGTTCGACCGGTATCGAGACCGCTGCCGAGCTGGCGGAGCAGGGCCGCCGGGTGACTCTGGTGTGCGGCGGGGTGCTCGGCCCGTATCTGCATCCGCAGGTTCGGCGCTCGGTTGCCAAGCGCCTGTCCAAGCTCGGGGTGACCGTACTCGAAGGTCCCGACGCGAAGGTGACGGCGGTGACCCGCGATACCGTGCAACTCGGTGACGGCCGAGCGCTGCCGAGCACGGTGACCATCTGGACCGCCGGGTTCGCCGTGCCGGACCTGGCCACGCGCAGCGGGCTGAGCACCGACACCCTGGGCCGCCTGCTCACCGACGAGACGTTGACGAGCGTGGACGACGAGCGCATCGTGGCGGCCGGGGATTCGGCGGCACCGTCGGACATGCCGCTGCGAATGAGCTGCCAGACCGCTCGTCCGCTGGGAGCGCACGCTGCCGACACGGTGCTGGCCCGGATCACGGGTGCGCAGCCCAAGGCCATCAACGTGGGTTTCTTCGGCCAGTGCATCGCCCTGGGTCGTCGCGCCGCCACCGTACAGATCGCCTCCAAGGACGACACCGCGAACAGGTACTACATCGGCGGCCGCCTTGCCGCAGGGATCAAGGAGCGCGCTTGCACGGGCGTCGTCAAGGAACTGGTGGACGAGGCACGCAAGCCCGGCTCGTTCACCTGGGGGTTCAAGGACGACAAGCGCCGGCAGCTGCTGCGAGCCAAGCGCGCTGAGGCAGCTGTCCACCACTGA
- a CDS encoding DUF7336 domain-containing protein encodes MNRTLYLLVHRHHFADEPGAPTTVDFMEDGEPLFWDDSEDSFTFLGLYSSQQRAEQRIEQARTLPGFRDHPNGFHVHEYTVGQTHWAEGFLVGEQTDG; translated from the coding sequence ATGAACCGGACGCTCTACCTCCTGGTGCACAGGCATCACTTCGCGGACGAGCCGGGTGCTCCCACCACCGTCGACTTCATGGAAGACGGCGAACCGCTCTTCTGGGACGACAGCGAGGACAGCTTCACGTTCCTCGGCCTGTACTCAAGCCAGCAACGGGCGGAACAACGCATCGAGCAGGCGCGCACCCTACCCGGATTCAGGGACCATCCCAACGGCTTCCACGTGCACGAGTACACCGTGGGTCAAACCCACTGGGCCGAAGGATTCCTCGTCGGCGAACAAACCGACGGCTGA
- a CDS encoding Tn3 family transposase, translated as MRYLSDASLRRRVTAATNKVESFNRFSQWVGFGNQGVLADNDPIEQEKAMKFNALLTNAVIFHNALDIAEIVHQLLEEGWEIDPEDLARISSYLIERIKRFGECSTHELGIQPEAYDPKLDVDFTQLRDQDLRAEGFGTAA; from the coding sequence CTGCGCTACCTCTCGGACGCGTCGCTTCGCCGACGGGTGACCGCGGCGACGAACAAGGTCGAGTCGTTCAACCGGTTCTCCCAGTGGGTCGGCTTCGGCAACCAGGGCGTCCTCGCCGACAACGACCCCATCGAGCAGGAGAAGGCGATGAAGTTCAACGCCCTGCTCACGAACGCGGTGATCTTCCACAACGCCCTGGACATCGCGGAGATCGTCCACCAGCTGCTTGAGGAGGGCTGGGAGATCGACCCGGAGGACCTGGCCCGCATCTCGTCGTACCTGATCGAGCGCATCAAACGGTTCGGCGAGTGCTCCACCCACGAACTCGGCATCCAGCCCGAGGCGTACGACCCGAAACTCGACGTCGACTTCACCCAGCTCCGCGACCAGGACCTGCGCGCCGAGGGCTTCGGGACCGCGGCCTGA
- a CDS encoding ISAs1 family transposase, protein MCRQSATVCLVKSPTLEGMAGLSLVERLRLLPDPRRRRGVRHPFVAVLLVAASAVVAGARSYTAIGQWSANAPQHALARLGARVAGALSVRVAPSAATIRRVVGLVCPGGLADLTGAAPAGSDSVAIDGKTARGSRRGQTPAAHLLAAMTGDGRTVTQLRVPDKTNEITCFAALLAPFDLTGVTVTADALHTQRAHACFLVEEQKAHYLLVVKANQPELHRQLRSLPWKDVTARRYDREIGHGRRETRATRALTVTDLGLDFPHAAQAVRILRYRTNLTTGVISRQTVYAITDLTSHQASPRRLGQLARSQWTIENRLHFVRDTTFAEDASKIRTGHGPENMATLRNLAINTLRAAGHRNIAAGIRHVSYEPFTRPLALLGIA, encoded by the coding sequence ATGTGTCGTCAGTCTGCCACCGTCTGTCTGGTCAAGTCGCCCACCCTGGAGGGCATGGCGGGGTTGTCGCTGGTCGAGCGGTTGCGGCTGCTGCCGGATCCGCGTCGGCGCCGAGGAGTGCGTCACCCGTTCGTGGCGGTGCTGCTGGTTGCCGCCTCGGCAGTGGTCGCCGGAGCACGCTCATATACGGCCATCGGCCAGTGGTCCGCGAACGCGCCGCAGCATGCCCTGGCCCGCCTGGGTGCCCGGGTCGCGGGGGCGTTGAGCGTACGCGTCGCGCCGAGTGCCGCCACGATTCGGCGGGTTGTCGGCCTGGTGTGCCCCGGTGGTCTGGCCGATCTGACCGGCGCTGCCCCTGCCGGCTCGGACTCGGTGGCGATCGACGGCAAGACCGCCCGCGGCTCCCGACGCGGCCAGACGCCCGCGGCCCACCTGCTGGCCGCGATGACCGGCGACGGCCGGACCGTGACCCAACTGCGGGTGCCCGACAAGACCAATGAGATCACCTGCTTCGCCGCGCTACTGGCGCCCTTCGACCTGACGGGGGTCACGGTCACGGCCGATGCCCTGCACACCCAGCGCGCCCACGCGTGCTTCCTGGTGGAGGAGCAGAAGGCGCACTACCTGCTGGTGGTCAAGGCCAACCAGCCCGAGCTGCACCGCCAGCTGCGATCGCTGCCGTGGAAGGACGTCACCGCCCGCCGCTACGACCGCGAGATCGGCCACGGCCGCCGGGAAACCCGGGCGACCAGAGCCCTCACCGTGACCGACCTCGGCCTGGACTTCCCGCACGCCGCCCAGGCCGTGCGCATCCTGCGTTACCGCACGAACCTCACGACCGGTGTCATCAGCCGCCAGACCGTCTACGCGATCACGGACCTGACCTCGCATCAGGCCTCGCCCCGGCGCCTGGGCCAACTCGCCAGGTCGCAGTGGACCATCGAGAACCGGCTGCACTTCGTCCGCGACACCACCTTCGCCGAGGACGCCTCGAAGATCCGCACCGGCCATGGACCCGAGAACATGGCGACCTTGCGCAACCTGGCGATCAACACCCTCCGCGCCGCTGGACACCGCAACATCGCCGCTGGCATCCGGCACGTCTCCTACGAGCCGTTCACCCGCCCGCTCGCCCTCCTGGGCATCGCCTGA
- a CDS encoding GNAT family N-acetyltransferase — MNEVRLSDGIITLSPLRLDDAEPHLRGEDELLVRWLNGGPGTREGVEAYIRHCREQWESGGPLRAFGIRVGADEALAGTVDLRFAGEGLAPGQVNVAYGLYPSWRGRGLATRAVLLACQYAASEGGEAAVIQVEPGNPASASVAQRAGFTPGKQTYSKDGTRFDWYIRDLLVAIQ; from the coding sequence ATGAATGAAGTGAGGCTGTCCGACGGGATCATCACTCTGTCCCCGTTGCGCCTGGACGATGCGGAGCCGCATCTCAGGGGGGAGGATGAGTTGCTCGTTCGCTGGCTCAACGGCGGTCCCGGCACGCGTGAGGGCGTTGAAGCGTACATCCGGCACTGTCGGGAACAGTGGGAATCCGGTGGGCCACTCCGCGCTTTCGGCATCCGGGTAGGAGCCGACGAGGCACTCGCAGGGACGGTCGACTTGCGGTTCGCAGGAGAGGGTTTGGCTCCCGGTCAGGTGAATGTCGCGTATGGCCTCTATCCCTCCTGGAGGGGGCGTGGCCTGGCTACCCGCGCGGTGCTCTTGGCGTGCCAGTATGCGGCGAGCGAGGGCGGGGAGGCGGCAGTGATCCAGGTGGAGCCGGGGAATCCTGCATCTGCCTCAGTCGCGCAGCGGGCAGGGTTCACCCCCGGCAAGCAGACGTACAGCAAGGACGGCACACGGTTCGACTGGTACATCCGGGACCTACTCGTCGCCATCCAGTGA
- a CDS encoding RNA polymerase sigma-70 factor, which translates to MSDHATNAATETFVAHRNLLFTVAYEMLGSAADAEDVLQETWMRWVKVDLGQVSDQRAYLVRITTRQALNRLRTMKRRREAYVGPWLPEPLLTAPDVAENVELAESVSMALMLVLETLSPTERAVFVLREVFDVDYDEIAAAVGKSPAAVRQIAHRARRHIDARRPRSVVSVSETRAALESFQRALETRDLQGLLNVLAPEVVVVSDGGGIKQAALRPIIGAEKVVRFLAGGLGKTDATITVGPAVVNGSPGLVFRLDGEIDGVMAARVEDARITGLYYVRNPEKLNRVASETPLTLR; encoded by the coding sequence ATGAGCGACCACGCCACCAACGCGGCGACCGAGACGTTCGTCGCCCACCGCAACCTGCTGTTCACCGTCGCCTACGAGATGCTCGGATCGGCGGCCGACGCCGAAGACGTCCTCCAGGAGACCTGGATGCGATGGGTCAAGGTCGACCTGGGACAGGTGAGCGACCAGCGGGCGTACCTCGTGCGGATCACGACCCGGCAGGCGCTCAACCGGCTACGCACCATGAAGCGCCGCAGGGAGGCGTACGTCGGCCCCTGGCTGCCCGAGCCGCTGCTCACCGCGCCGGACGTAGCCGAGAACGTCGAGCTCGCCGAGAGCGTGTCAATGGCGCTCATGCTCGTCTTGGAGACACTGTCGCCGACCGAGCGCGCCGTCTTCGTGCTGCGCGAGGTCTTCGACGTCGACTACGACGAGATCGCGGCCGCCGTCGGCAAGAGCCCCGCGGCCGTCCGCCAGATCGCGCACCGCGCACGCCGGCACATCGACGCCCGTCGGCCCCGCTCGGTGGTCTCCGTGAGCGAGACCCGGGCGGCTCTGGAGTCGTTCCAGCGGGCGCTGGAAACCAGGGACCTGCAGGGGCTGCTCAACGTGCTCGCGCCCGAGGTCGTCGTCGTCAGCGACGGCGGCGGCATCAAGCAGGCCGCGCTGCGGCCCATCATCGGCGCCGAGAAGGTGGTCCGCTTCTTGGCCGGCGGCCTCGGCAAGACCGATGCCACGATCACCGTTGGTCCGGCCGTGGTCAACGGCAGCCCAGGACTCGTCTTCCGCCTGGACGGCGAGATCGACGGCGTTATGGCGGCCCGCGTCGAGGACGCCCGCATCACCGGCCTGTACTACGTCCGCAACCCGGAGAAGCTGAACCGCGTCGCATCCGAGACCCCGCTCACCTTGCGATGA
- a CDS encoding transposase, which yields MAGVITASEPSWIAPFTGLSPRCFSKPVTALRREGADPVRKGRPWGLVLEDRVLLVAAYWRTNLTLRQLAPLFGISKSAADRIINDLGPRLALQPRKRFRKDTVLIVDGTLVPTRDHNVAEQSKNYRYSTNHQVVIDADTRLVVAVGRPLPGNRNDCKAWELSGAKAAVGRTTVIADGGYRGTGLIIPHRRQRGQAELPAWKEEHNTSHRKVRARVEHAFARMKSCKILRDCRLKGDGVHHAMLGIARLHNLTLAG from the coding sequence GTGGCTGGTGTGATCACGGCGTCGGAGCCGTCCTGGATAGCCCCGTTCACCGGGCTGAGCCCGCGCTGCTTCAGCAAGCCGGTGACCGCACTGCGACGGGAGGGGGCGGATCCGGTCCGCAAGGGCCGGCCATGGGGCCTTGTCCTGGAGGACCGGGTACTGCTGGTCGCCGCGTACTGGCGAACGAACCTGACACTGCGCCAGCTGGCCCCGCTCTTCGGCATCTCGAAGTCGGCTGCCGACCGCATCATCAACGACCTCGGCCCGCGCCTGGCCCTCCAGCCCCGCAAGCGGTTCCGCAAGGACACTGTCCTGATCGTGGACGGCACCCTGGTGCCCACCCGCGACCACAACGTCGCCGAACAGTCGAAGAACTACCGCTACTCCACCAACCACCAGGTCGTCATCGACGCCGACACCCGACTCGTCGTCGCGGTCGGCCGGCCTCTGCCGGGAAACCGCAACGACTGCAAGGCATGGGAACTGTCCGGAGCCAAGGCGGCCGTCGGACGGACCACGGTGATCGCCGACGGCGGCTACCGGGGCACCGGGCTGATCATCCCGCACCGCCGCCAACGCGGCCAGGCCGAGCTGCCCGCTTGGAAAGAGGAACACAACACCTCCCACCGCAAAGTCCGCGCACGCGTCGAGCACGCCTTCGCCCGCATGAAGAGCTGCAAGATCCTCCGCGACTGCCGCCTGAAAGGCGACGGCGTCCACCACGCCATGCTCGGCATCGCCCGCCTCCACAACCTCACCCTCGCCGGGTAA